One window of Psychrobacillus sp. FSL H8-0483 genomic DNA carries:
- a CDS encoding pyroglutamyl-peptidase I — MKKLLLTGFEPFLSFTVNPTMRIVEELNGLEISGYRVYGRVLTVDFASSGAELIAHMEDINPDAVISLGLAGGRYKITPERIAINVKDGAADNQGRVPVDESIDLEGQPGYFSTLPIRPMVNKLIEEGYPAEISNTAGTYLCNNVMYEALHFAQTHTPNMRAGFIHIPASHELAIQHGKIPSWSHEDLKRSVEICIGVLGEN, encoded by the coding sequence ATGAAGAAACTTCTATTAACAGGGTTTGAACCGTTTTTATCATTCACGGTGAATCCAACGATGAGAATTGTGGAAGAATTAAATGGACTGGAGATTAGTGGCTACCGGGTGTATGGAAGAGTACTGACAGTTGACTTTGCTTCCTCTGGAGCTGAACTAATTGCACATATGGAGGATATTAATCCAGATGCAGTCATCTCATTAGGATTAGCGGGGGGAAGATACAAAATCACCCCGGAACGTATCGCTATTAACGTGAAAGACGGAGCAGCTGACAATCAGGGGCGTGTTCCAGTCGACGAGTCTATTGATCTGGAGGGACAACCCGGCTACTTTTCAACGTTGCCAATTCGTCCAATGGTTAACAAACTAATCGAAGAAGGCTATCCAGCTGAAATCTCTAATACAGCAGGTACCTACTTATGCAACAACGTGATGTACGAAGCACTCCACTTCGCACAAACACATACCCCCAACATGCGAGCAGGATTTATCCACATCCCAGCATCCCATGAACTAGCCATCCAACATGGGAAAATTCCAAGCTGGTCCCATGAAGACTTGAAGAGAAGTGTGGAAATTTGTATTGGGGTGTTAGGGGAGAATTAA
- a CDS encoding MerR family transcriptional regulator, which translates to MKIGEFAERTALSKDTIRYYEKIELLQPDLQNKQRVYNEEDVVKIETIVKLKQNGFSLQEIQMLFDWSINMDKDKEMTKDEIEKLLLLREVFQTKYKEMLQKEEQIKQIKQVLLRADHKLEQLLEKNINKGAFK; encoded by the coding sequence CGCACAGCTCTTAGTAAAGATACCATCCGTTACTATGAAAAAATCGAACTACTACAGCCAGATTTGCAAAACAAACAACGTGTATACAACGAGGAGGACGTCGTCAAAATAGAGACCATCGTCAAACTAAAACAAAATGGCTTTTCCCTACAGGAAATACAAATGCTATTTGACTGGTCCATAAATATGGATAAAGATAAGGAAATGACGAAAGATGAAATCGAAAAGCTTCTATTATTAAGGGAAGTATTCCAAACTAAATACAAAGAAATGCTTCAAAAAGAAGAACAAATCAAGCAAATAAAACAGGTACTCCTGCGAGCGGATCATAAACTGGAGCAGTTACTTGAAAAGAATATTAACAAGGGGGCATTCAAATGA